GATGGTGACGGCGGTGCCGGTGCCGACGTCGACATCGACGAGGATGAATCGAGCTGGTCGCAATGGGACAAGCTCGCCGGCGTTGGCGCGCTCCTGTTGATGCCCGGCTACTGGTTCGATTCGATTCAGAATGTTGTCGGCAGTACGGTTAACGCCGTCCTCGGTCCGCTCGATGCGGCACTGCCGTTCTACGCCGTGATCCTCTCGGTTGCACTGATCACCGGCCTCTACTCGTCGCTGCTCCAGGCGAACCTGATGAACACGGAGGTCATGGGCAAGTACCAAGAACGGATGCAGGCCGTCCAAGAGGAGCAAAAGGAGCTCCGTCAGGAAAAGAAAGACGCCGAGGAACGCGGCGCAAGCGAGGCGGAAATCGAACGCCTTGAGAACGAGATCGAACGCGCCCGTGAGGAACAGATGGAGGCCATGGCGGACAACCTCGGCATGTTCAAAGAGCAGTTCCGCCCAATGGTCTGGATCATGCTGTTGACGATCCCGCTGTTCCTCTGGATGTACTGGACGATCCGAACGGGCAGTATCGGCGCTGCAGAGCAGACCGTCGTCATGCCTCTCGTCGGTGAGATCGAGTGGCAGGAGGGAGTACTCGGTCCGATGCAGGCCTGGATTGTCTGGTACTTCCTGTGCTCGATGGGCTTCTCCCAGCTGTTGCGCAAGTCGCTGAACATCGACATGTCGCCCTCGAGCGCCTGATCACCTCAGTCGCCGCCGATCTCTCTCGGTTCGCGGACCGGTTGTCCTCCCAGACCCGGGTGTCGCCCGCGCTCCCTGATTCAAAACCCATTTTACCTGCCCCCTCGCAGAGGGAGTATGTTACTCACCGTCTCCGGCCCGCCAGGTAGCGGGAAGAGCACGACTGCCGAGTTACTTGCCGATGCCTTTGATCTCGACCACGTCAGCGGCGGTGACATTTTTCGGGAATTGGCCGACGAACGCGGCTACACCCCTCTCGAGTTCAACAAACTCGCCGAGGAGAACGACGAGATCGACCGCGACCTCGATCGACGGCTCCGCGAAATCGCTGTCGAGGAAGACGATCTGGTCCTCGAGTCCAGGCTCGCGGGCTGGCTGGCCGGCGAGCAAGCGGATTTCCGCTTCTGGCTGGACGCGCCGGCACGAGTTCGGGGTGAGCGCATCGCCGACCGCGAGGATAAGGATTCCGCGCGTGCGACCGAAGAGACGAAAGCCCGCGAGGCCAGCGAGGCCCAGCGGTATGATGAGTACTACGGGATCGACATTCGGGACCTCACAATCTACGATCTCTCGGTGAACACGGCCCGCTGGGACCCCGACGCTGTCCTCGACATGCTCGTTACCGCCGTCGAGCGCTATGCGCCTGACGGCGACGAAGGAAAGGCACTCGTCGAGCTCGAGACTGAATTCTGATGAGTCTTCGTGGCCCACCGGCGGATCGTTCGCCCGCCGAGTTACTCACCTTCGGTGTCGTCAATCTCGACAAGCCGCCCGGCCCATCGTCCCATCAGGTCAGCGGCTGGCTGCGAGACGCCGTCGTCGAGACGTTGGCCGAGCGCGGCGTCGAGTCGACGATCGACCGCGCCGCCCACGCGGGCACGCTCGATCCAAAAGTGACCGGCTGTCTCCCGGTCATGCTCGGCGACGCGACCCGGCTCGCACAGGTCTTCCTCGAGGGCGGCAAGGAGTACGTTGCAGTCCTCGAGTGTCACGCGCCGGTCCCTACCGACACCGAATCGGTCGTCGCCGAGTTCGAAGGGCCGATCTACCAGAAACCCCCGCGAAAGAGCGCGGTCTCGCGTCGCCTGCGCGTGCGCGAACTCTACGATCTCGAGGTACTCGAGGTTGAAGACCGACGGCTCCTCTTGCGGATCCGTTGCGAGAGCGGGACCTACGTCCGCAAACTGTGCCACGACCTCGGACTGGCGCTCGGCACTGGCGGGCACATGGGTCACCTGCGCCGCACTGCGACGGATCCGTTCGACGACCGCACGCTCTACAGCGCCCACGACTTCCTCGATGTGCTCGGCTTCTGGCTCGAGGACGGCAACCCCGAACCACTGTACGATGTCGTCGATCCCGCCGAACGGATTCTCGAGGGGATTCCGGGCGTCACTATCGCCGAGAACGCGGCCCGCGAGGTCGCCGAGGGCGCGCCAATCTACGCACCGGGCGTGCTCGAGGCCGACGACGGGATCGATCAGGGGTCACTGGTCGCCTGTTACACGCCCAACGATGCGGCGGTGTGTCTCGGGGAGTTGGTCGGCAGCGTCGGCGCCGACAGCGGTGTTGTGGTGGATCTCGAGCG
This genomic stretch from Natrinema sp. SYSU A 869 harbors:
- the cmk gene encoding (d)CMP kinase; its protein translation is MLLTVSGPPGSGKSTTAELLADAFDLDHVSGGDIFRELADERGYTPLEFNKLAEENDEIDRDLDRRLREIAVEEDDLVLESRLAGWLAGEQADFRFWLDAPARVRGERIADREDKDSARATEETKAREASEAQRYDEYYGIDIRDLTIYDLSVNTARWDPDAVLDMLVTAVERYAPDGDEGKALVELETEF
- a CDS encoding DUF106 domain-containing protein encodes the protein MTRTAEKIDALVREDSSMAAALEAIREEADRNGGEIQWADVSDDLTSGQWGRLIEKGVLVDGDQGFEIADREAFDRVLDGDGDGGAGADVDIDEDESSWSQWDKLAGVGALLLMPGYWFDSIQNVVGSTVNAVLGPLDAALPFYAVILSVALITGLYSSLLQANLMNTEVMGKYQERMQAVQEEQKELRQEKKDAEERGASEAEIERLENEIERAREEQMEAMADNLGMFKEQFRPMVWIMLLTIPLFLWMYWTIRTGSIGAAEQTVVMPLVGEIEWQEGVLGPMQAWIVWYFLCSMGFSQLLRKSLNIDMSPSSA
- a CDS encoding RNA-guided pseudouridylation complex pseudouridine synthase subunit Cbf5 — encoded protein: MSLRGPPADRSPAELLTFGVVNLDKPPGPSSHQVSGWLRDAVVETLAERGVESTIDRAAHAGTLDPKVTGCLPVMLGDATRLAQVFLEGGKEYVAVLECHAPVPTDTESVVAEFEGPIYQKPPRKSAVSRRLRVRELYDLEVLEVEDRRLLLRIRCESGTYVRKLCHDLGLALGTGGHMGHLRRTATDPFDDRTLYSAHDFLDVLGFWLEDGNPEPLYDVVDPAERILEGIPGVTIAENAAREVAEGAPIYAPGVLEADDGIDQGSLVACYTPNDAAVCLGELVGSVGADSGVVVDLERVLV